The genomic DNA CGACGGAAACGACAGCGGCCAAGTCTACAAGCTCACCACCAGCGCGGTCTCGGTGGGCCGGGGGTCGAACGCGAACATCCGCCTCAACGACAAGACCGTGTCGCGGAAGCACTTCCTGCTGGAGGTCAACCCCTCCCACGTCACCCTCATCGACCTCCAGAGTTCCAACGGGACCTACGTCAACGGCGACCGGGTCCTCAAGAAGCGCCTGGCCAACGGCGACAAGATCCGCGTCGGCAACACCGCCATGAAGTTCGAATTCGCCGACACCGACGAGAGCGAATTCCACGACATGGTCTACCACCTCATCACCTTCGACGACCTGACCAGCCTGTACAACCGGAAGTACCTTCTCAACCACCTCGAGCTGGCCTTCAAGGCCCGGAAGCAGTACCACCCGCTCACCATCCTCTTCCTGGACCTGGACCACTTCAAGCTGGTCAACGACACCTACGACCACCTGACGGGGAGCGACGTCCTGTCGGAGTTCGGCCGGCTCCTGCTCTCGAACCTGCGGTCCTCGGACCTGGCCTGCCGGTACGGCGGGGAGGAGTTCATCGTCATCCTGCAGGACACGACCGCCCTCCAGGCCATCTACGTCGCCGAGAAGGTCCGGAAGCTCGTGGCCAACCACGAGTACCTCTCCCGCAAGGGCGACCGGA from Acidobacteriota bacterium includes the following:
- a CDS encoding diguanylate cyclase produces the protein MERHRNPHETDETTQIILTSDLDEKLRALEKIPSLIIIDGNDSGQVYKLTTSAVSVGRGSNANIRLNDKTVSRKHFLLEVNPSHVTLIDLQSSNGTYVNGDRVLKKRLANGDKIRVGNTAMKFEFADTDESEFHDMVYHLITFDDLTSLYNRKYLLNHLELAFKARKQYHPLTILFLDLDHFKLVNDTYDHLTGSDVLSEFGRLLLSNLRSSDLACRYGGEEFIVILQDTTALQAIYVAEKVRKLVANHEYLSRKGDRIHVTVSIGIAEKSPSMKTPAELIARSDEAMYKAKESGRNRTVLFREFPDRSYVLVTPMGLDEETPPPIGARPMPDDED